DNA sequence from the Oreochromis niloticus isolate F11D_XX linkage group LG8, O_niloticus_UMD_NMBU, whole genome shotgun sequence genome:
ACTACGCTGCCACCATGATCCTGAGTGAATCATAATGCAATAAGTAATTTAATGTGCACTGCCCTCTTCTGGTGACTAGCACGTATCGCAGGAAAACAATCTTATTGAAGGCTTTGATGTTCCAGCAGATAAAGCATTATCAACAACTGCATTTGTGGCTCTTTAAGCAGAGCTCAGAAACACTGCATCACACAAACAGAACGAGCGCCATACCTTGAACCACTTCTCATAAACCACCTTGCTGGTGTTGAATGTACCCAAAGTGTCTATATCCAGAACGGTCTTGAAGGCATTGAAGGAGAGTGCGGTAGCAGGGCAGAGGAAGTTCCCAGCAGCATCTGTGATTGAAACCAGCACAGTAATTATGACAACTCCAAGGCAAAGAATTCTGCAGTGCCTAATTGCTGACATAAAGATCAGTTTGCACAGATGACCTGGATCTAACACTTAAtcatgctgcagtgatgcaacaGGGTAAAAATACAAGATAAAGAGATAAAGTATCAGGAAGGTTGATGATTAAACCAAAACCTTTCACACTTGACCTTTGAACAGAGTACATTTGCACTTAttttggcttaaaaaaaaaaaaaaaaaaaaaaaatatcattcgGACATTCAGTGGTCAGATTGCAAAGGTAAGGAATTGTTTGTGGCAGGGTGCCCccccttctttttttcataaGATGCATGAGATATATAAAGCTCTTCTTTGTGCACGAGGCATCACATACTGTTAACAAGGATGTCCACACGGCCAAACTCTTTCAGGGTCTCATCCACAGCAGCCATGATGCTGTCGGGCTGCCTCACGTCGATACACAGTGGAAGACAGCGCCGCCCTGACACAGCTGACAGCTTTTTAGCAGCCTAGGGATAAATATTCATTAACACTGGCGTCTTGGTGTTATATAATGGATCTTCTATGATTGTGGAAACAGTAGGAAGAGGGAACCTCATTGAGCTTGTCTAAGTTCCTGCTGGCAATCACTGTGTCACAGCCATGCCTGGAAGACAGAGAAAATGTATAACACTGCAGAGAGAACACATGCTGCATTGTGCCGATCAGAATAGGAAAAGATCATCAATCCATAAATAAAAAAGGTAGATATGAGGCAGGTAGGATATTTCTGGGTTCATGACTCCATTAGTTTCGACGTCTAGCCAACATCACTGTATCAAACGGCACCCAGCCATGACAGAGGCTCCACCTTGCTTTACAAATGAGTGTAGACACTCCTGACCTTCTACTCAATTGACAGGTGGAACCAAAAttgtcaaatttggattcatcactccatcagacctgttgcaCCTGATTTTCAGATTAGTTCTTGTGTTATTAGGAATACCTTGGCATTTTCACCCAGTTGCCCTTCTTTATAAATGgtttcttgacagccacccctTCACTGAAACCACTGAACCTTCCACTGAGGCTAAACAGTAGAAGAATGAACTGAAGGGTCATCTCTCTGGTCCTTTGTCAgttctttgctggatttttagATACCGTTCATTTGCTGTAGACAGGGTTTTCATCTACCACTTCATCCTTTATCCTTCAGTTACTCAAATTTTTTGAGGACATACTGCACATCATGCTGAGATGTGCCAATTTTTCAGCTAATAATAAAAGGAAATGGGAACATATCATGTTTTTTTGCACAGGCTGCTAGTAAGGCTATACAATTTAAAGTTGCTTCTTTGCCAAGTTGTACATTATGTATAGACAACTTTCATTGCTTTAGtttgaatcattcaagcaaaaaacaaaaaaacaaaaatcactaCCTTTGGttagtgttaagtggcttaaacacttaaaaacaTCCTTCAGAAAATGGTCTGGTGCAAGgagtggactgaaaatgagtgagacaggagccaatgtccaaagaaaccCTTTCAAAGACctccagaaagcctggagaactgtgATTAGACTAAACTAAGCAAAATATAACAAATTGAGGGGTTGCTCGAGACCTCTGCACATTACCGTACACAGATCAATAATAACAATGTTGTCGGAGTTCAATGTGATATTTTACTGACATTACTGCAACAGGTTTGGCTGTTACAGAGATGAGCAGGCATATCTTCTCACCTCATGAAGATTTCAGCTATGCGCAGACCGATTCCAGATCCTCCACCTGTGATAAAAGCAACCTGGTCTCTGTAAAATACAGTACACCCCATGTAACGGTCAGGAAAGAGACTAAATCACACGTGCTGATGGAAACACATATTTTCATGCTTACTTCAGTAAATCCGGACTGTAGATGTAAGTGTATGAAGTCAGACAGTCATCCGTGCCAACATCTTCAGGCAGCAACTCTGCCTTTCTTTTCGACTCTGCCATGCTGATTGTCTGTAAGATAAACAGcgaaaagaaatacaaaataaaaacaaataagatttttttttttttttttaaattgggaCTGTCATGTATTCAAACGGGTTTTCTCCAGTATGacgctcttattttgaaatcttTCCATGCTCTTGCAGAGTGCAGAGACTTTAATGCTAGTTAGCAGCATATTCAAACACACGTTTGTGTAATTCCTGGCAAGGTGAGAGGTCATACTAGAAGAAAACTGCATTGCCAAAGCGGAACAGTGAAAATTGTGAAGCAGTTTATGGTCACTAAAAAACGTTTTTATTAAGATactgtcatttaaaaaacataaacaaaaaacgGCAAGTCAAGGACTTGCAAAATAACATGCCTCACTCAAAACAGTGGTCTACCTCTGCCCCAGAGTACTGTGAGCTGTTCGTCTCTTTAAAATAGAGTTtactattgttgttgtttttgccaaCACCTTTAATTAACAGTATGGCTCCGTGTACTTGCAGCACTTTGTCGTGTTACCTGAAGAAGACGGCGAGCTGGTTAGTAGCGCTGACAGAACAACAGTCCAAGGCCTCTGTGCTGAACACGAAACACTAACACACAACCAGGCCCACCTGTATCTGCACTTATAGTTCACTCATTAGCACTTTTTTCTGGTAGGAACGATTTGTACCTTGGACGTTTACTTTTCGTCCTTTAGTGGTGCATTGTGGGCAATGAAGTCCGACAAGGGTGCATTCAAGACAACGAATACAACCCGGttgaaacatgttaaaaacgGCAGACAGAGGGAATATATGTATGAATATacaaataaagcaaagttaaaatTCAAAAGCTGCTGTGGGTCCTAAACTTTAGAGGTCGAGGATGGTTTGATTCAGACGGCACCATCCTCTGGAGGCAGTCTCCTCCCCAGCAAAGGAAAACCCTGTTATTATTCTGCTGCTCGTCTACAATCGCCATCATCTTCTAGGATGGCACCAGCGAGGGTCTGCACCTGTAAACCAACCCTGAATTAAACGATCGAGGGTTTACGGTTTCACGGCTGATGCTGATCAGTGTGCATTAGTGCAGTGTCCTCCTCCCTCACCCCCTATTGATCTTTACTTTGGAAAACACTGTTGGAGAGGACCCCGTGCAATGGATCCTCTAAATACTTAAGGGATGGATATTTTTCTTTGCACTCAGGCTGCATGTCTGAGAGGATCAGACCTGCACTATGAGTTCTTTGGAAacttgatttgtttttgtgaggaCGATGAAACAGAACTCATAAGAGTGTGCATTAAAATAAGCGATCCTGCATTTAACTTCAGTGCCATACTTTGTATTTTTAGATATTTTAGATAGTTTCTAATACTTCCGATAATAAATTGGAACCATTTCAGGTTAGTGTGTAAATCCGTCAGTTAAGTTGTTTTAATATAAAGTTTCGGTGcacaaaaaaatgctttttaagcCAAATTAATTTGAAGGAAAAATAACACAGCTGTACAGCTGAAGAAATTATCGGGAAATCTGGATGTATgactaaataaatatacacaaaCTCTCTTAAATAGGGTTTCATGTGGTTTTCAGCACATGTATTTTAATGTTGAGCAGGCAGATGGCGCTTTATTTCAACTTTTTATGATGGAATTCACAAAAAAAGCTCCAGTCCTCCAGTAAGACTGCATAACAATGCTTTCTTCTCCAGTTACAGACATGATTCAACCAAAGGAGATTTGTTTCATTCTCTTTTGTGCTCTCTTTGTGAAAGAAAGCATACCATACACAGCCTCATAGTGattttgacattaaaaaaaactaacaacatTAATGTTTTATGGTAGGTTTTTAGGAGTATGTTGAAAAACCTCTTTCACTTTTTTGCTCACAATGACATGGTAGCACTTTATTTTAGCACTTCTTGCATTTTATTATTAGAACAAGCAGAGAAAAGTCAGAAATACAAACTGGATGTAACTTTGAATCCATGAGTGTGTTTCAAAGTTACAGAGTCTCTTT
Encoded proteins:
- the decr2 gene encoding peroxisomal 2,4-dienoyl-CoA reductase [(3E)-enoyl-CoA-producing] isoform X2; the protein is MAESKRKAELLPEDVGTDDCLTSYTYIYSPDLLKDQVAFITGGGSGIGLRIAEIFMRHGCDTVIASRNLDKLNEAAKKLSAVSGRRCLPLCIDVRQPDSIMAAVDETLKEFGRVDILVNNAAGNFLCPATALSFNAFKTVLDIDTLGTFNTSKVVYEKWFKDHGGSVVNISATLGYRGQALQVHAGSAKAANDAMTKHLAVEWGPSGVRVNAVAPGPISGTEGYRRLGGPRGEAAGAFQSIPLQRAGNKTEMAHCALFLASRASSYTTGAILVADGGAWLTSANDFSMLLGIASSKSAKL
- the decr2 gene encoding peroxisomal 2,4-dienoyl-CoA reductase [(3E)-enoyl-CoA-producing] isoform X1, which codes for MAESKRKAELLPEDVGTDDCLTSYTYIYSPDLLKDQVAFITGGGSGIGLRIAEIFMRHGCDTVIASRNLDKLNEAAKKLSAVSGRRCLPLCIDVRQPDSIMAAVDETLKEFGRVDILVNNAAGNFLCPATALSFNAFKTVLDIDTLGTFNTSKVVYEKWFKDHGGSVVNISATLGYRGQALQVHAGSAKAANDAMTKHLAVEWGPSGVRVNAVAPGPISGTEGYRRLGGPRGEAAGAFQSIPLQRAGNKTEMAHCALFLASRASSYTTGAILVADGGAWLTSANDFSMLLGYWSAEQKRDK